One Cystobacter ferrugineus genomic window, AGAACCCGGATGGCACTCCGGACGGCAACCCAGGCCCCGCGCTTCCCGCCCCCGACACGAACCACGACGTGAAGAACTACAGCCGGGTCATCGGCTGGCCGGAGGGCAGGACGCCCGTGGCCCCGGAGGGGTTCGTGGTGACGAAGTACGCCGAGGGCCTGCGCAATCCCCGCTGGCTCTACGTGCTGCCCAACGGCGACGTGCTGGTGGCCGAGGCCAGCACCGAGCCCAAGAGCCAGGGCGCGCTCCGGGAGGCTCAGCGCTCGGGCAAGGCCGAGTCCCAGCAGATCGGCAACAGCGCCAACCGCATCACGCTCCTGCGTGACACCGACGGCGATGGGGCTCCGGACGTGCGGGAGATCTTCCTGCAGGGGCTGAAGCAGCCGCTGGGCATGCTGCTGCTCGGGGACCAGTTCTACGTCGCCAACACGGACGGGCTCTGGCGCTACCCGTACGAGGCGGGGCGGACCTCCATCGTGGGCGCGGGCCAGAAGCTGCTGGAGCTGCCCGCGGGTGGGTACAACAACCACTGGACGCGCAACCTGCTGGCCAACGCGGACGGCTCGAAGATCTACGTGTCGGTGGGCTCGGCCAGCAACGTCGCCGAGCACGGCATCGAGGAGGAGCGGCGCCGCGCGAACATCCTGGAGGTGAATCCCGATGGCAGCGGCGAGCGCATCTACGCGAGCGGCCTGCGCAACCCCGTGGGCATGGGGTGGGCGCCCGGGACGAGCACGCTGTGGACCGTGGTCAACGAGCGTGACTACCTCGGGGATGACCTGGTGCCGGACTACCTGACGGGGGTCGAGGAGGGGGGCTTCTACGGCTGGCCCTACGCCTACTTCGGCATGAACGAGGATCCCCGGCTCGCCGGACAGCGGCCGGACCTGGTGAGCCAGACGCTGGTGCCGGACGTGGCGCTGGGCGCGCACACCGCCTCGCTGGGGCTCGCCTTCTACACGGGCAATGCCTTCCCCGAGAAGTACCGGGGCGGCGCGTTCATCGGGCAGCACGGCTCGTGGAACCGCTCCGAGCTGTCCGGCTACAAGGTCGTCTTCGTGCCCTTCCAGGACGGCCGCCCGAGCGGTGAGTCCGAGGACTTCCTGACGGGCTTCATCGCCAACCGCGAGAAGTCCGAGGTGTATGGCCGGCCGGTGGGGCTCGTGGTGCTGCCCGACGGGGCCTTGCTGGTGGCGGATGACGCGAGCAACACCGTCTGGCGTGTCGCGCCCCGCCGCTGAAACCCGCTCGCGCCGCCCCCGGAGGTGACGGCGCGAACGGGCAGGGAAGCCGGGCCTACTTCGCCGCGTCCGCCGGCTTCCCCTCCTCGACGCGGGACACGATGCCGTCGGTGAGGAACACCCGGCGCTTGCCACCGGGGTAGATCCACTCCTGGTTCACCCGCTGACCATCCAACGTGCGGCGGATGCTCTCCGGAGGGCCCCAGGACATCTCCACCGCCGCCTCGGGCATGTTCTCCAGCACCCGCTTCTGCTTGATGGCGTCCTGGAAGCGCGCCGAGAGCTTCGCCAGGCGCGGCTCCTGCGGTGGCAGGTAGCGATCCATCTCCGCCAGCAGATCCTCCTTCTTGTCGAGCCCCGGCCGGAGCACGAGGATGACAGGTGAGCCGGGTGCGCCTTCCACGTCCAGGTAGACCCAGGGCTGGGTGCGGGGCGAGTACAGCACCCGCTCCGCCATGGCCCAGGACGTGGGGAACTCCACCTTGGTCACCCGCACCGGGGTGCCCGCGGGCACCAGGGCCTGGACCGGGCCGGGGTTGATGGGGTTGCCCTTGGTGTCGTTGAGCAGCCGCACCTCCTCGGGAGGGTAGGGCGTCAGCAGCCGCTTGGAGGCGTCCCCGAAGAACGGAGTGATGAAGCTGGAGGTCTTCAGGTGGCGCACCGCCGCCGGGCCCGTGGTCAGGTCATTCTGGAGCGCCGTGCGGTCCTCCGCGCTGAGCTTGGTCTGGCTCACGCAGGCCGTGGCGAGCACGGGGAGGAGCAGGGACAGAGCGAGGCGTCGTGTCATGGAAGGGGCCTCGGCGTCAGAAGGAGAAGGCGAAGGCCCGGGTGGTGACCCGGGGCGCCTCGCGGCCACCCGT contains:
- a CDS encoding PQQ-dependent sugar dehydrogenase, whose amino-acid sequence is MKTWKNACLLAAALLAACSHSPQNPDGTPDGNPGPALPAPDTNHDVKNYSRVIGWPEGRTPVAPEGFVVTKYAEGLRNPRWLYVLPNGDVLVAEASTEPKSQGALREAQRSGKAESQQIGNSANRITLLRDTDGDGAPDVREIFLQGLKQPLGMLLLGDQFYVANTDGLWRYPYEAGRTSIVGAGQKLLELPAGGYNNHWTRNLLANADGSKIYVSVGSASNVAEHGIEEERRRANILEVNPDGSGERIYASGLRNPVGMGWAPGTSTLWTVVNERDYLGDDLVPDYLTGVEEGGFYGWPYAYFGMNEDPRLAGQRPDLVSQTLVPDVALGAHTASLGLAFYTGNAFPEKYRGGAFIGQHGSWNRSELSGYKVVFVPFQDGRPSGESEDFLTGFIANREKSEVYGRPVGLVVLPDGALLVADDASNTVWRVAPRR